From Mannheimia pernigra, one genomic window encodes:
- a CDS encoding replication-associated recombination protein A, producing the protein MNSLSFDFAEDFRPLAARMRPQNLSEYVGQSHLIGEGKSLRRAIEARLIHSMIFWGPPGTGKTTLAEIIAHHFDAEVERISAVTSGVKEIREAIEQAKLNRQAGRRTLIFVDEVHRFNKSQQDAFLPHIEDGTIIFIGATTENPSFELNNALLSRAKIYILKPLQAVEILEILQMAVADKERGLGNEKLLIEDDVLKLLADYVNGDARFALNCLELMVDMAENFPHKVLNKILLSDVLGERQARFDKGGDRYYDLISALHKSIRGSSPDGALYWYARILTAGGDPLYVSRRLLAIASEDVGNADPRAMQIAIAAWDCFTRVGAYEGERAIAQAIIYLAVAPKSNAVYQAFNEAKRLAKEAKDYDVPEHLRNAPTNLMKSLGYGEGYRYAHHEPNAYAAGENYFPPELKDTQLYFPTERGMEKQIKEKIAWLKSQDELSEIKRYK; encoded by the coding sequence ATGAACAGTTTATCTTTTGATTTTGCTGAAGATTTCCGACCGCTAGCGGCAAGAATGCGTCCTCAAAATTTGAGCGAATATGTAGGGCAATCTCATCTCATTGGCGAAGGAAAATCATTGCGTAGAGCGATTGAAGCAAGGCTTATCCATTCAATGATTTTTTGGGGGCCTCCAGGAACGGGTAAAACGACATTAGCTGAAATTATTGCACATCATTTTGATGCAGAAGTAGAACGCATTTCAGCTGTCACCAGTGGCGTGAAAGAGATTCGAGAAGCCATTGAGCAGGCAAAATTAAACCGACAAGCGGGAAGACGAACACTGATTTTTGTTGATGAAGTTCATCGCTTCAATAAAAGCCAGCAAGATGCGTTTTTACCTCATATTGAAGATGGCACAATCATTTTTATTGGTGCGACGACTGAAAATCCTTCGTTTGAGCTAAATAATGCTTTACTCTCTCGTGCCAAAATTTATATTTTAAAGCCATTACAAGCGGTCGAAATTTTAGAAATTTTGCAAATGGCGGTGGCAGATAAAGAGCGTGGGCTCGGTAATGAAAAATTATTAATTGAAGATGATGTGCTGAAATTGCTTGCCGATTATGTGAATGGTGATGCTCGCTTTGCCTTAAATTGCCTCGAATTAATGGTAGATATGGCAGAAAATTTCCCTCATAAAGTGTTAAATAAAATATTGCTTAGCGATGTATTGGGCGAGAGACAAGCACGTTTTGATAAGGGCGGAGATCGTTATTACGATCTCATTTCGGCACTTCATAAATCTATTCGAGGTTCATCGCCAGATGGTGCTTTATATTGGTATGCTAGAATTTTAACCGCTGGCGGTGATCCGCTTTATGTATCAAGACGCTTATTGGCTATCGCTTCAGAAGATGTAGGCAATGCCGACCCACGTGCTATGCAAATTGCTATAGCCGCTTGGGACTGTTTTACTCGAGTTGGCGCTTATGAAGGTGAAAGAGCCATAGCTCAAGCCATTATTTATCTTGCGGTTGCGCCTAAAAGCAATGCAGTTTATCAGGCCTTTAATGAAGCAAAACGCTTAGCAAAAGAAGCGAAAGATTACGATGTGCCAGAGCATTTGCGAAATGCACCAACAAATTTAATGAAATCGTTAGGCTATGGCGAAGGATACCGCTACGCCCATCACGAACCGAATGCTTATGCCGCAGGAGAAAATTATTTTCCTCCTGAACTTAAAGATACCCAATTGTATTTCCCGACAGAACGAGGAATGGAAAAACAGATTAAAGAAAAAATAGCGTGGCTGAAATCACAAGATGAATTGAGTGAAATAAAACGATATAAATAA
- the mreD gene encoding rod shape-determining protein MreD, translating into MRTNPIFQILVMLAIFIVAFVLEIMPWPIGFQGLRPTWIVLVLIYWALALPDKISIGTAFLAGIVWDLILGSILGIHTLVLSVAIYFVAKYHLILRNLSLWLQSLLVMAYIVLIRFAIFVVEFVLHSAEFNAQQILGAAISGVLWPWIFLLMRHIRRQLRLR; encoded by the coding sequence ATGAGAACAAATCCAATTTTTCAGATTCTAGTTATGCTTGCAATTTTTATAGTTGCTTTTGTGCTGGAAATAATGCCTTGGCCAATTGGATTTCAAGGATTACGTCCAACTTGGATTGTATTAGTACTCATTTATTGGGCATTAGCCCTACCAGATAAAATCAGTATTGGCACTGCTTTTTTAGCAGGTATCGTGTGGGATCTCATTTTGGGCTCAATTTTAGGCATTCATACTTTAGTGCTATCCGTTGCCATTTATTTTGTAGCAAAATATCATCTTATTTTACGTAACTTATCTCTTTGGTTACAAAGTTTATTGGTGATGGCATATATTGTGTTGATTCGTTTTGCTATTTTTGTCGTTGAATTTGTTTTACACAGTGCAGAATTTAACGCTCAACAAATCTTAGGTGCAGCGATTAGCGGTGTGCTTTGGCCTTGGATTTTCCTACTCATGCGTCATATCCGCCGTCAACTTCGTTTACGCTAA
- the mreC gene encoding rod shape-determining protein MreC, with the protein MKPIFAKTPSLGMRLIIAIILSIILIISDGRSSLMIQARNMLETAVSGLYYFANTPRSILDGVSGNFIDNNKLQMENNSLKEQLREKSADLLLLDQLKVENQRLRLLLSSPLRQDEYKKIGEVLAAEMDTYRQQVVINQGRLDGAFVGQPVIDERGVVGQIISVGEKSSRVLLLTDITHATPVQVLRNDVRGIVNGTGLNKELVVDNLPRSIDVVKGDVLVTSGLGGRFPEGYPVAIVETVENDTKSQFARIVARPLASFDRLRYLLLLWPIAEEKNYSQSLSPEQVREIVEERRNSVNPFERLKQMSNKKTEVQLETKEEQDVEEIDENPASQPDIESHEENHIEQGAE; encoded by the coding sequence ATGAAACCAATTTTTGCTAAAACGCCGTCTTTAGGGATGCGTCTGATTATTGCCATAATATTATCTATTATCTTGATTATTTCTGATGGTCGAAGCTCATTGATGATTCAAGCTCGAAATATGTTAGAAACAGCAGTGAGTGGATTATATTATTTTGCGAATACGCCTCGCTCAATCTTAGATGGTGTGAGTGGTAATTTTATTGATAACAATAAATTACAAATGGAGAATAACTCTTTAAAAGAGCAATTAAGAGAAAAAAGTGCAGATTTATTACTGCTTGATCAGTTAAAAGTAGAAAATCAACGTTTAAGATTGTTGCTTAGTTCCCCGCTTCGCCAAGATGAATACAAAAAAATTGGAGAAGTTTTGGCAGCAGAAATGGATACCTACCGTCAGCAAGTTGTTATTAATCAAGGTCGGTTAGATGGTGCTTTTGTTGGACAGCCAGTGATTGATGAAAGAGGCGTTGTAGGACAAATTATTTCCGTAGGAGAAAAATCCAGTCGTGTTCTACTTTTAACCGATATTACTCATGCCACCCCAGTTCAGGTGCTACGTAACGATGTTCGTGGAATTGTTAATGGTACAGGTTTAAACAAAGAATTGGTCGTTGATAATCTACCTCGTTCTATTGATGTAGTAAAAGGAGATGTGTTAGTTACATCAGGCCTAGGTGGTCGTTTTCCAGAAGGTTATCCAGTTGCGATTGTAGAAACGGTAGAAAATGATACAAAAAGTCAGTTTGCTAGAATTGTTGCTCGCCCGTTAGCTTCATTTGATCGCCTGCGTTATTTATTATTGCTTTGGCCAATAGCGGAAGAGAAAAATTACAGTCAAAGTTTATCGCCTGAACAAGTGCGTGAAATTGTTGAAGAAAGGCGTAATAGCGTAAATCCGTTTGAGCGATTAAAACAGATGTCAAATAAGAAAACAGAGGTTCAGTTAGAGACTAAAGAAGAGCAAGATGTAGAAGAAATAGATGAAAATCCAGCATCACAACCTGATATTGAAAGCCACGAAGAGAATCACATAGAACAAGGAGCTGAATAA